The Cyclobacterium amurskyense genome contains the following window.
TTTATTTTTTCAACATAATCCAAACGAAATAATACTATTTTAAAGCAATGAATTATCCTGTTTAAATCAAAAATGATAAATACCTAATTATTAAACCTAAAATAGTACAATTTTGAACCAAATTTCCACTTAAATCTTTGATATAACCTTATATACTGCATTTTTATGGCTTCAAAAACTTTCCTATCTCGCCTAATTCCTTTTAAAATTTACAAAAAAAAATTGTGAAATTAAAATGCCTTAGGGCTTCTAATTCCCTTCCACTTAAAAAAAAGATATACTTTGGGCGGTACAATTGAAAATTCAACTTGGGTATAGCTGTTTATTTGTAAGAAATTATAGGCTAAAAATTAACATTTGGCGGTTGCCATAGAATCTTGGTTAAAAAACATTAAAGTTTTCAATGATAATTGAATATTTCCTGAAAGGTATTTACTTTGCCATCCAGAAGAATCAATAAAAATGAAAAAACGCCCTTATCTCTTACTTTTACTCCTGTTTTTATCCTTTGGTCTATTTCATTCCTTTAGCTCCTATGCACAAGTAAGCCCTAATTTAGGTACTACCTCAGCCATGTTAGAAAAGGCCTCGTCTGCAATGGACAATGGAGACTTTAAAAAAGCCAATGGGATTTTTAGAGATATCATCGAAAGCAACCAGCCCATTCCACCTGAAATGCCTTATTTGTTTTCTAAAACACTATTTGAATTAGGGCAATACCACAACGCACAAAGCTTTGTTAACAAATACCTTGATCTCAATGGTTTTAAAGGTAGTTATTACAAACAAGCAAAAGCTTTACAAGCTGAATTGGCCCATCCCTTGGAAGAAATCGCTTCTTGCGAGTATTGTGATGCCAGAGGTTATAGATATGGTACTTGCACCACCTGTCATGGAGAAGGTAAATCAGAACAATCCTGCTCCCTTTGTAGAGGTAGAGGTGTCATTGGCTGTAGCAGATGTGCTGGAGATGGTCTTGTCACCAAAAAGAATGTCTTTAATATAGTAGAATACTTTGAATGCGAGCGTTGCTCCGGCAAAGGGAGACTAACCTGTACTTCTTGTCATGGCACTTTAGTGGAAACTGATTTTTGCCCGGTATGTGAAGGTTCGGGACATATCCTGACAGAAGAATTATGCGACCACACTGTTCCTGAAAAGTAATCCCTTATCTACCTCTTTCAAACTTGCCTTATTGAACTTATCATTAAGGGTTAAACAATGCATTTTTATCTAAGTAAGAATTAAGATTTCCTGTTTCTAAAGGGTGTAACTTTTTGATGTTTTGCTAAAGAGAAGGCTTAAACCCTAAATATGCAATAGACATTCTATTACGTGCTGAAATAGCTTTAAAATACCCAATCGTTGCTGTTTTCAATTTCACCATAGCGGTGCTATGCTAAAATCTCCAAACAGCCTGATTTTCTTGCGATTGCAACACCCATCACGAATTCTATTACATAATCCGGGCTAAACTATAGCTTACTCAATTACAAGGCATTACCACGTACTAACTTAAGTTCAATCTAACTGAACAAAGTTCAATAATTCATTTTGAAATGATTTAAAGATTAGGCAACAAATCCTTTTAAGAGTATCTGATACTTCAAGCATCTAATAGATAAATAAGTAAAGCATAACTCAGGAATAAACTTCTTTTCCCTTAGAAGAAATAAACTTTGTCAAATAATCCGAAAGCAAATGGTAAGCTAGATTCAAAAATAACCTTAAACAACTGAATTCCAAACATTAGTAAATCCTTAACTACAATTCAGTAAAATTAAACTTGAGTCAGTATAATGATTCATCTATCACTAAAAGAGAAACTATTCAAGCCTAGGGCTATCCACAGTTACTACCATAGAATTATTTTAAGAGTTCATATTTCAGGCCTTAATAAAAGAGCTTTAGCATTTTCAATATTCTTAAGCGGAGAGCTGTC
Protein-coding sequences here:
- a CDS encoding molecular chaperone DnaJ, whose amino-acid sequence is MKKRPYLLLLLLFLSFGLFHSFSSYAQVSPNLGTTSAMLEKASSAMDNGDFKKANGIFRDIIESNQPIPPEMPYLFSKTLFELGQYHNAQSFVNKYLDLNGFKGSYYKQAKALQAELAHPLEEIASCEYCDARGYRYGTCTTCHGEGKSEQSCSLCRGRGVIGCSRCAGDGLVTKKNVFNIVEYFECERCSGKGRLTCTSCHGTLVETDFCPVCEGSGHILTEELCDHTVPEK